The following proteins are co-located in the Brevibacillus laterosporus DSM 25 genome:
- a CDS encoding DUF4132 domain-containing protein, which produces MVLKKMASNPLISQFADKFVKDYSGHYSRQNPQNYSIDSNQYNQIIAYVSGESDIFPSILVHPKVYAYDCMSQLEKMGKKGTDETFFRAAAVLFKTSSNENHRSNVLQICIGHFVKTIKLSQVIKDVEEQKQIAIRQLCDTKKYIGDAAISFYVDTLIKNYVSSLKNSYSVTDSAVPLLLTLNYLSLVDSGYLEQIKDQIPPFMYYLLTDNVEGLQQEISTAIETLASVTLAKRDCTSAIYLDKQIRKQKIEAIQNQFKQTPESQTEKTLSRSEFHLYATLVPSALLYRVNVRGSKANFLEQQAELDRELLRAMSLLYEIIPLDLIHSLTYEHRELEVDLNQMLEGIMPITEPYDLITYAIREMRGYRVEWQSVEERILVNTERSKRAMVLVSDWLMKGYMFKTLQDHGVDMSDQDITIEDVVLASLKENNRTHKLYRYLTGKLSLQEILDECTQSASSANKFNSYDIKDQLFLFTFLQVENTIIQRFVAFLSHYGTQQENMSLIHMLFSSSAFDPEKWIATYADDPQVNIDRFLLHILNYKGSVDYYSELSEDSYQKIVLGNIEKSLQLYSQLGAEARMSILENIFAKKNELNQEYYYQAIQLGLQDTSKKASSIAQAEFMNIKNKDLYIRIYQTEKKAKLKELALDALRGMENYQSIYQELLSNETSSKFKTLLQNLIDAATQSPDKTLATFGNVVDKRKLARLKWLMIEQLPALLDKEGGELDAEVKEYILTQSVDFMTAPNPLVLKVKDYADSGSLADFAMELYTMWLANQAPAKEKWILFVCTSLGDRRIIDELSRQIKEWAEAGRGALASNAVKALSFMQELAAFVTIDQMKRTVKNRQVKAAATEALAMAAQNLKITPEELEDRLVTTLGFDHRGKRIFSYGQRTFTVKVNNDRQLHVTNDETGKVVKNLPAPAQKDDATLAEQAKLEFAQLKKDVKNLVTIQSLRLEESLSKQRLWSTAAWKNLFVENVMMQKFAIGLIWGVYEEGKLKDTFRYMDDGTFNTVDEEEFECKEEALIGLVHPIELNKEDLQAWKTQLEDYEMKQPFPQLDRQLYFPTEEHLKNNRVSDLPEEEYSPTAFPKNLEKYGWYKGMAQDAGFFYEFYKEYGDMIVELKFSGTSISYYEGMEDISLESLAFYSNKHDRYYYYEKSQPLPISNISPRLFSETIYDIMRATGK; this is translated from the coding sequence ATGGTTTTAAAAAAAATGGCAAGCAATCCGTTAATCTCTCAATTTGCTGATAAATTTGTTAAAGACTACTCTGGACACTACTCCAGACAAAATCCTCAAAACTATTCCATTGACTCCAATCAATATAATCAGATTATTGCTTATGTTTCTGGAGAGTCAGACATCTTTCCCAGTATTCTTGTTCATCCAAAGGTGTATGCCTATGATTGTATGTCTCAGCTAGAAAAGATGGGGAAAAAAGGGACAGACGAAACCTTCTTTAGAGCGGCAGCTGTCCTTTTTAAAACGAGCTCAAATGAAAACCATAGAAGTAACGTACTTCAGATTTGTATTGGTCATTTCGTGAAAACAATCAAGCTGTCGCAAGTAATAAAAGATGTAGAGGAACAAAAACAAATCGCCATTCGCCAACTGTGTGATACGAAGAAATACATAGGAGATGCCGCTATTTCCTTTTATGTCGACACTCTCATTAAAAATTATGTATCGAGTTTAAAGAACTCATATTCCGTCACAGATTCTGCTGTTCCATTGCTACTAACTCTCAACTACCTATCTCTTGTTGATAGCGGTTACCTTGAACAGATTAAGGATCAGATTCCTCCATTTATGTATTACCTGCTTACTGATAATGTAGAGGGATTACAGCAAGAGATTTCGACCGCAATTGAAACACTAGCTTCTGTTACCTTGGCAAAAAGAGATTGTACATCTGCAATTTATTTGGATAAACAAATCCGCAAGCAGAAGATAGAGGCTATCCAAAATCAGTTTAAACAGACTCCTGAGTCACAAACCGAGAAAACACTCAGCCGCTCTGAGTTTCATTTATATGCTACTTTGGTTCCATCAGCTCTTCTCTACAGAGTAAATGTAAGAGGCAGTAAAGCGAATTTCTTAGAACAACAGGCTGAACTAGATCGGGAGCTATTACGTGCAATGAGCTTGCTCTATGAAATTATCCCGCTTGATTTAATCCATTCCTTAACTTACGAACATCGAGAGCTAGAAGTAGATTTGAACCAAATGTTGGAAGGAATCATGCCTATTACAGAGCCGTATGATTTAATTACCTACGCAATTAGGGAAATGCGCGGCTATCGCGTTGAGTGGCAGTCAGTGGAAGAGAGAATACTTGTGAATACCGAGAGATCGAAAAGAGCAATGGTGCTTGTTTCGGATTGGTTAATGAAGGGCTACATGTTCAAGACGCTCCAGGATCACGGGGTTGATATGTCTGATCAGGATATAACGATAGAAGATGTTGTACTTGCTTCTTTAAAGGAAAATAACAGAACTCATAAGCTCTATCGATACCTTACCGGTAAGCTGTCCCTGCAAGAAATATTGGACGAATGTACTCAATCAGCTTCATCTGCTAACAAATTTAATTCCTATGATATAAAGGATCAATTATTTTTGTTCACGTTTCTACAGGTTGAGAATACCATCATTCAGCGATTTGTCGCCTTTTTGAGCCATTATGGGACCCAACAAGAAAATATGTCCCTTATTCATATGCTGTTCTCCTCGTCTGCATTTGACCCGGAGAAATGGATCGCCACGTATGCAGATGATCCGCAAGTGAATATCGACCGTTTTTTACTTCATATTCTTAATTATAAAGGATCAGTTGATTACTACAGTGAACTGTCAGAGGATTCCTATCAAAAAATTGTGTTAGGTAATATCGAAAAAAGTCTACAGTTGTATAGTCAATTAGGTGCAGAAGCAAGAATGTCCATTTTAGAAAATATTTTTGCGAAAAAGAATGAGCTAAATCAAGAGTACTACTATCAAGCCATTCAGTTGGGATTACAAGATACCTCCAAAAAAGCAAGCAGTATAGCGCAAGCAGAGTTTATGAATATAAAAAATAAAGACCTTTATATTCGAATCTATCAGACTGAAAAGAAAGCTAAGCTAAAAGAGTTGGCATTGGACGCCTTACGTGGGATGGAAAACTATCAAAGCATTTATCAGGAGCTATTATCAAATGAGACGAGTAGTAAGTTCAAAACGTTACTTCAAAATTTGATCGATGCTGCTACACAGAGTCCAGATAAAACACTTGCAACATTTGGAAACGTAGTAGACAAAAGAAAGCTAGCACGGTTGAAATGGCTGATGATTGAACAACTGCCCGCACTCCTAGATAAAGAAGGAGGGGAACTGGATGCAGAAGTAAAAGAATACATCTTAACGCAATCTGTTGATTTTATGACGGCACCCAACCCTCTTGTCTTGAAGGTGAAAGACTATGCTGATTCAGGTTCATTAGCTGATTTCGCGATGGAATTATATACGATGTGGCTGGCTAATCAGGCGCCTGCTAAGGAAAAATGGATCTTGTTTGTATGCACCTCTCTTGGAGATCGAAGAATCATAGATGAGTTAAGCCGACAGATCAAGGAGTGGGCTGAAGCAGGACGAGGTGCACTTGCATCTAATGCAGTTAAAGCCCTTTCCTTTATGCAAGAGCTAGCAGCTTTTGTGACTATTGATCAAATGAAACGGACTGTGAAAAATAGACAAGTGAAGGCAGCGGCAACCGAAGCCCTAGCCATGGCAGCACAGAACTTAAAAATAACGCCTGAAGAACTAGAGGATCGGTTAGTTACGACACTGGGCTTTGATCATAGGGGAAAGCGTATTTTTAGCTACGGTCAGAGAACGTTTACCGTAAAAGTAAATAATGACCGCCAATTACATGTAACGAATGATGAAACGGGAAAGGTAGTGAAAAATTTACCTGCACCTGCCCAAAAGGATGATGCCACTTTAGCTGAGCAAGCCAAATTGGAGTTCGCCCAGTTGAAGAAGGATGTAAAAAATCTTGTTACTATCCAATCCTTACGACTTGAAGAATCGCTTTCTAAACAAAGGCTGTGGAGTACAGCAGCTTGGAAGAATCTCTTTGTAGAAAATGTGATGATGCAGAAGTTTGCGATTGGCCTAATCTGGGGTGTGTATGAGGAGGGCAAACTAAAAGATACCTTCCGTTATATGGATGATGGTACCTTCAATACAGTTGATGAAGAAGAGTTTGAATGCAAGGAAGAAGCGCTTATTGGATTGGTGCATCCGATCGAACTCAATAAAGAAGACCTGCAAGCCTGGAAAACACAGTTGGAGGATTATGAAATGAAGCAGCCGTTTCCTCAATTGGATCGTCAGCTTTACTTTCCAACAGAAGAACACCTGAAAAATAATAGAGTTTCCGATCTACCGGAAGAGGAATATTCACCAACTGCTTTTCCAAAAAACCTGGAAAAGTATGGATGGTATAAAGGAATGGCACAGGATGCAGGCTTCTTCTATGAATTTTATAAAGAGTATGGAGATATGATTGTTGAGTTAAAATTCAGTGGTACTAGTATCTCCTATTATGAAGGCATGGAAGACATCTCCTTAGAGAGCCTGGCTTTTTATTCCAATAAGCACGATCGATATTATTACTATGAAAAGAGTCAGCCCTTACCAATTTCCAATATTTCACCTCGTTTATTTAGTGAAACAATTTACGATATCATGCGAGCTACAGGAAAATAA
- a CDS encoding VWA domain-containing protein: protein MEPHLNKENLNRWRLLLGENSKEALTSIDGYKEADFTYSEIDDILGYLYNREYKEEQGYRAKGGRGDSQLTVPTWIRKIRKIFPKKTVETLEKQAIEKYNMTELLTDKKVLEKLEPNMTLLKNILQFKGYMKGEVVKSAKEMVRRVVEELKRTLEFQIKTSVVGKRNYHRRGYIKSIKNLDYKRTIRKNLKNYDKQRKRLFIDELYFHSNTQQQNKWNIIIAVDESGSMLDSVIYSSVMASIFHQLSSLKTHLIIFDTKVVDLTDQLEDPVDLLMSVQLGGGTHIAKALKYGKTLLENPNKTIFILVSDLEEGYPISEMYRTSKEIIDTGCRFLVLTALDFEGNGVYNQHAARTLADMGAHVAAITPDELARWIGKIITS, encoded by the coding sequence ATGGAACCTCATCTAAACAAAGAGAATCTCAATCGCTGGAGGTTATTATTGGGCGAGAATTCGAAGGAAGCGTTAACCAGTATCGATGGCTATAAAGAGGCTGATTTTACCTACTCTGAAATAGATGACATCTTGGGCTATCTCTACAATAGAGAATACAAGGAAGAACAAGGTTATCGAGCAAAGGGTGGACGGGGTGACTCGCAACTAACCGTCCCTACGTGGATACGTAAAATCCGCAAAATTTTTCCTAAGAAAACGGTAGAGACTCTTGAAAAACAAGCGATTGAAAAATATAACATGACAGAGCTACTCACGGACAAAAAAGTACTCGAAAAGCTTGAGCCTAACATGACATTACTAAAAAATATTCTTCAATTTAAAGGATATATGAAAGGCGAAGTGGTCAAAAGCGCCAAGGAAATGGTGCGCAGGGTGGTAGAGGAGCTGAAAAGAACGCTTGAATTTCAAATTAAAACGAGTGTTGTGGGTAAGCGTAATTACCATCGCAGAGGATATATAAAGTCAATAAAAAACTTGGATTATAAAAGAACAATCAGGAAAAATCTGAAGAATTATGATAAACAAAGAAAACGCTTGTTTATAGATGAATTATATTTTCACAGCAATACCCAGCAACAAAATAAATGGAACATTATTATAGCCGTAGATGAGAGCGGAAGCATGCTGGATTCGGTGATATACAGCTCTGTCATGGCAAGCATTTTTCATCAGCTTTCTTCTCTCAAAACTCATCTCATTATCTTTGATACAAAGGTAGTAGATTTGACCGATCAACTAGAAGACCCTGTCGATCTATTGATGAGTGTTCAATTAGGAGGAGGGACACATATTGCAAAGGCTTTGAAATACGGGAAGACTTTGCTCGAAAATCCCAACAAAACAATATTTATCTTAGTGAGCGATTTGGAGGAAGGCTACCCCATTTCGGAGATGTATCGTACAAGTAAAGAGATTATTGATACGGGATGTAGGTTCCTAGTTCTGACTGCTTTGGATTTTGAAGGAAACGGGGTATATAACCAGCACGCAGCACGTACCTTGGCAGATATGGGAGCGCATGTTGCAGCTATTACGCCAGATGAGCTAGCGCGTTGGATTGGTAAGATTATCACTTCATAA
- a CDS encoding DUF5682 family protein: MGRLLQSEEMDQITELCENKIYNLASQVVYFPIRHHSPACSFHLQKTIAAYKPEIILLEGPDNSNHIIEILTHEDTTPPVSIYYAYSKKEHNYTCYFPLLDYSPEYVALKEAKRRGIPAQFIDISYGSRQESMRHGPYDKQESKKISYHDETLLTSSIFIKQLCQKMNCRHFDELWEKVFEVEGIKKSTEDFVKEVYTYCYFSRMCYEEGMLEAEGHLIREAHMKKKIFEAQKKFDRILVVTGGFHTYGLLEDRVSNVKIKQVKNEKVYPMVYTFREADHLNGYASGMPFVNYYDTVWRAIQKKQAHPYNKNAVLFLAQLTKSLREKGETASVSDAIEAYHLVQGLATFRSKSEGGAYELLDAVTSAFTKGERSLATSQPLETLQELMMGNKIGKIAKNDLDVPIVRDFKERGKKYKLHLHTTSKSKKIVDLYAKPLHREISYFFHCLQFLVPEFCQKITGPDWVGNQHIHVVRESWDYSYSSYVEARLIENSIYGGSVKEAAIHKIEECMKELPDHHSRAAAKWLLKSMLMGLEELSDKLFDLVEDFVKKDGSFVSLCQTLQTLTVLSEQKRLFALKETDRLQKLIEETYYHAVTKIYEITKPSPEEINDIVEYLKFLYMLSSKESWGLSVDIFKDQLVSLLTVSDILPRFEGVIIAILCNLDVLDREEIALKARSYMFGTPENMLHTAAYLQGIFTIARDVFLHDKQLLEDLNKLIGKLSYEEFLQIVPELRLAFTYFTPMEIMLISEKVASIFQTTAEDLQNPVIEERLLQQVRKMDQAIEKEFAKWNLI, translated from the coding sequence ATGGGGAGATTATTACAATCAGAAGAAATGGATCAGATAACCGAGCTATGTGAGAATAAAATATATAATCTTGCCAGTCAGGTTGTCTATTTCCCAATTCGTCACCACAGCCCTGCTTGTTCTTTTCACCTCCAAAAAACAATTGCGGCGTATAAGCCCGAAATCATTCTGTTGGAAGGGCCAGATAATAGCAATCATATTATAGAAATACTGACTCATGAGGATACCACGCCACCCGTCAGTATCTATTATGCATATAGTAAAAAAGAGCATAACTATACCTGCTATTTCCCCTTGCTAGATTATTCACCTGAGTATGTGGCTTTAAAGGAAGCGAAGCGAAGGGGGATTCCTGCTCAATTCATTGATATAAGCTACGGGAGTCGTCAGGAGAGTATGAGACACGGGCCTTACGATAAACAAGAGTCCAAAAAAATCTCCTATCATGATGAAACCTTGCTTACCAGTTCAATTTTTATTAAACAACTTTGTCAAAAGATGAACTGTCGGCATTTCGATGAACTTTGGGAAAAGGTCTTTGAAGTGGAAGGGATCAAGAAATCTACCGAAGATTTTGTGAAAGAAGTATATACATACTGCTATTTCTCCAGAATGTGTTACGAGGAAGGGATGCTAGAGGCAGAGGGGCATCTGATCCGTGAAGCACACATGAAGAAAAAAATTTTTGAAGCACAAAAAAAATTTGATCGAATCCTCGTCGTTACAGGAGGATTCCATACCTATGGATTACTAGAAGATAGAGTCTCAAACGTTAAAATAAAACAGGTAAAAAATGAAAAAGTCTACCCAATGGTGTACACCTTCCGCGAGGCGGATCATTTGAATGGATATGCAAGTGGAATGCCCTTTGTTAATTACTATGACACTGTCTGGCGGGCAATTCAGAAGAAGCAAGCCCATCCTTATAACAAGAATGCGGTTCTCTTCTTAGCCCAATTAACAAAGAGCTTGCGAGAAAAAGGAGAAACGGCGTCGGTTTCAGACGCTATTGAAGCCTATCATTTAGTTCAGGGGCTTGCTACCTTTCGTTCCAAATCAGAGGGCGGGGCCTATGAATTACTTGATGCTGTTACCTCAGCATTTACAAAAGGAGAGCGGTCACTTGCCACATCACAACCGTTAGAAACATTACAAGAGTTAATGATGGGCAATAAAATTGGTAAAATTGCCAAAAATGATCTAGATGTGCCGATTGTACGCGATTTTAAAGAAAGAGGTAAAAAATATAAGTTACATCTACATACGACCAGTAAAAGTAAGAAAATAGTAGACCTGTATGCTAAACCGCTACATCGAGAGATTAGTTACTTTTTTCACTGTCTACAGTTTTTAGTACCAGAGTTCTGTCAAAAAATTACGGGACCTGATTGGGTGGGCAATCAGCATATTCATGTAGTGAGAGAAAGCTGGGATTATAGCTACTCCTCCTATGTAGAAGCGAGGCTTATCGAAAACTCAATTTATGGAGGAAGCGTTAAAGAAGCGGCGATTCATAAAATTGAGGAGTGTATGAAGGAGCTTCCTGATCATCATAGTAGAGCGGCGGCTAAGTGGCTTTTGAAGTCAATGCTAATGGGGCTAGAGGAATTGAGCGACAAGCTTTTTGATCTGGTGGAGGATTTTGTAAAGAAAGATGGAAGCTTTGTTTCCCTCTGTCAAACTCTTCAAACACTTACAGTTCTTTCTGAACAAAAACGTTTGTTTGCTCTGAAAGAAACGGATCGATTGCAAAAGCTTATAGAGGAAACCTATTACCATGCAGTAACAAAAATCTATGAAATAACAAAGCCTAGTCCAGAAGAAATAAATGACATCGTTGAATACCTGAAATTTCTCTATATGCTTTCCTCCAAGGAGAGCTGGGGTCTATCTGTTGATATTTTTAAAGATCAACTAGTTAGTTTACTTACCGTCAGTGATATTTTGCCTCGTTTTGAAGGCGTTATCATTGCTATTTTATGTAATCTGGACGTATTGGATCGTGAGGAAATAGCGTTAAAAGCAAGGTCATATATGTTTGGTACGCCTGAAAACATGTTACATACTGCTGCGTATTTACAAGGAATATTTACAATAGCCCGTGATGTGTTCCTACACGATAAACAGTTATTGGAGGATTTGAACAAGCTTATTGGCAAGCTGTCTTATGAGGAATTTTTGCAGATCGTACCGGAGCTACGTCTAGCCTTTACTTATTTTACGCCTATGGAAATCATGCTTATTTCAGAGAAAGTAGCTTCTATATTCCAAACTACCGCGGAGGATTTACAAAATCCTGTTATTGAAGAACGACTACTGCAGCAGGTAAGGAAGATGGATCAGGCTATTGAGAAGGAGTTTGCAAAATGGAACCTCATCTAA
- a CDS encoding ATP-binding protein, translated as MMTMKPPMETLYETELKALVANDKGSKPPNWLLSPKSVRDFILGTEAPLKLEEEKITITKKFYGDDVLIERAIVSLAGNRGLMLVGEPGTAKTMLSELLSAAISGTSTNTIQGTAGTTEDMIKYSWNYAMLLDKGPSLDALVPSPLYTGMKKGIITRFEEITRCPFEVQDVLISILSDKVMNIPEIEDGILFAKPGFNIIATANIRDKGVNEMSSALKRRFNFETIFPINHVKMEAQIIESQARNMLQQSGVDIAVDSSIIEVLATTFLELRTGETREGYKIDSPQAVMSTAEAVSVYVQSAMTSYFYDNKPITLERLVQNMLGAVAKENHKDIHVLQTYFSKVVKQRAKEEDLWGDYYNQKKWIR; from the coding sequence ATGATGACCATGAAGCCCCCAATGGAAACGTTATATGAAACCGAGTTAAAAGCCCTAGTAGCAAATGACAAAGGGTCTAAGCCACCGAATTGGCTATTGTCTCCAAAGTCTGTCAGAGATTTTATCCTGGGGACAGAGGCTCCGCTAAAGCTAGAGGAAGAAAAAATCACCATCACAAAGAAATTCTATGGTGATGATGTGCTGATTGAAAGAGCTATTGTCTCATTGGCTGGAAATCGAGGGCTTATGCTAGTAGGTGAGCCAGGGACGGCAAAGACGATGCTAAGCGAACTATTATCAGCGGCGATATCTGGGACAAGTACCAATACGATTCAAGGTACTGCTGGAACGACGGAGGACATGATTAAGTACTCCTGGAATTATGCCATGTTACTGGATAAAGGTCCTAGTCTTGATGCTTTAGTCCCTTCTCCTTTATATACCGGGATGAAGAAAGGTATCATTACACGCTTTGAAGAGATTACACGATGCCCCTTCGAAGTCCAAGATGTATTAATTAGCATTTTAAGCGACAAGGTGATGAATATTCCCGAAATTGAGGATGGTATTTTATTTGCAAAACCAGGTTTTAATATCATTGCGACGGCAAACATTCGGGATAAAGGTGTAAATGAAATGAGCAGCGCCTTAAAGCGGAGATTTAATTTTGAAACAATATTTCCTATCAATCATGTAAAAATGGAGGCTCAGATCATTGAATCCCAAGCTAGGAACATGTTGCAACAAAGTGGGGTTGATATTGCTGTTGACTCTTCTATTATCGAAGTCCTAGCTACTACGTTTTTAGAATTGCGGACAGGGGAGACGAGAGAAGGCTATAAAATTGATAGTCCACAAGCTGTCATGAGTACTGCTGAAGCGGTTTCTGTCTATGTACAGAGTGCTATGACCTCTTATTTTTATGACAATAAGCCCATTACCTTGGAACGATTGGTTCAAAATATGCTGGGTGCTGTAGCCAAGGAAAATCATAAGGATATTCATGTTCTGCAAACCTATTTTTCAAAAGTAGTGAAACAAAGGGCAAAGGAAGAGGACTTATGGGGAGATTATTACAATCAGAAGAAATGGATCAGATAA
- a CDS encoding FAD-dependent monooxygenase — MKNKSFLIIGGGIAGLTAAIALQQLGLDVKVYERFPEIRPAGAGIMIAPNALKALARVGLDKAVQNQGYVSPRGIAILNKQGAVLSEISTSTQQYTTVSIHRAELHQILLSALRPGTVIFGKACSDCRQDNEGVTVTFVDQSEASGDYLLAADGIHSAVRKKLFPSIKLRYSGYTCWRGIAPCWPGSGENSQFTETWAAQGRFGVIPLANERTYWYALVNGPSGDRRYVEYRIKDISQIFEGYHSPVAQVLSKTPDDKMIHNDIFDLETPEQFVSGRTLLLGDAGHAITPNLGQGACQAIEDALELARCFIQHSSVELAYQAFEMRRIKRTRAISQISLQVGKIAQLENPFHCGLRNSVMRLTPSSLQNKQMKDLFNVEF; from the coding sequence ATGAAAAATAAATCCTTTCTGATTATAGGTGGAGGAATTGCAGGTCTGACAGCTGCTATTGCGTTACAGCAATTGGGGCTTGATGTAAAAGTGTATGAGCGTTTTCCAGAAATTCGTCCTGCTGGAGCTGGGATTATGATTGCTCCTAATGCTTTGAAAGCTCTGGCACGCGTAGGATTAGACAAAGCGGTGCAGAATCAAGGCTATGTAAGTCCGAGAGGTATTGCTATTCTAAACAAACAAGGTGCTGTATTATCTGAGATATCTACGAGTACGCAGCAATATACCACGGTATCCATTCATCGGGCAGAATTGCATCAGATACTACTCTCCGCACTTCGACCAGGCACTGTCATTTTTGGAAAGGCTTGCTCAGATTGTAGGCAAGATAATGAGGGTGTAACTGTTACCTTTGTAGATCAGAGTGAAGCCTCAGGAGATTATTTACTAGCGGCCGACGGTATTCATTCGGCTGTAAGGAAGAAGCTGTTTCCTTCCATTAAGTTACGATATTCGGGCTATACATGCTGGCGTGGTATTGCTCCATGCTGGCCGGGTTCGGGTGAAAATTCGCAATTTACTGAAACTTGGGCTGCACAGGGACGTTTTGGTGTCATACCATTAGCAAATGAACGGACCTATTGGTATGCTTTGGTGAATGGACCATCTGGAGATAGGCGGTATGTAGAGTACCGGATTAAGGACATAAGCCAAATCTTCGAGGGTTATCATTCTCCAGTTGCGCAGGTCTTGTCAAAAACCCCTGACGATAAGATGATTCATAACGATATATTTGATTTAGAGACACCTGAACAATTTGTGTCCGGACGTACGCTACTCCTCGGTGATGCTGGACATGCAATAACGCCGAACCTTGGACAAGGGGCATGCCAGGCAATAGAGGATGCTCTAGAGCTTGCACGTTGTTTCATACAGCATTCGTCTGTCGAGTTAGCTTATCAAGCATTTGAGATGAGACGAATAAAAAGGACACGAGCAATCTCTCAGATATCTCTCCAAGTAGGTAAAATTGCTCAATTAGAGAATCCATTTCATTGCGGTTTGCGAAATAGTGTCATGAGACTTACCCCTTCCTCTCTTCAAAATAAGCAAATGAAGGATCTATTCAATGTAGAATTTTAG
- a CDS encoding DUF3995 domain-containing protein: protein MDIFVGISILLLVSIGCIHVYWAFGGKWGKSVAIPTDESQQPTFAPGTVGTLLVALLLFGASLLLMAQGEVFLSIPSYPIVKWGCWGCMAVFGLRSIGDCKYVGLFKRMKNTRFAKYDTYLFTPLCLWLCISFLYAISR, encoded by the coding sequence ATGGATATTTTCGTCGGGATATCTATTCTACTCTTGGTGAGTATTGGCTGCATTCACGTATATTGGGCGTTTGGTGGCAAATGGGGGAAAAGTGTCGCTATACCTACAGATGAATCCCAACAACCTACATTTGCCCCAGGCACAGTAGGGACGCTTCTTGTTGCTTTGCTGCTGTTTGGAGCGTCGCTTCTGTTGATGGCTCAGGGAGAAGTTTTCCTATCAATTCCCTCATATCCAATTGTGAAGTGGGGGTGTTGGGGTTGTATGGCTGTGTTCGGACTACGGAGTATAGGTGATTGTAAATATGTGGGATTGTTTAAGAGAATGAAGAATACACGTTTTGCTAAGTACGATACCTATCTGTTTACACCGCTTTGTTTATGGCTATGTATCAGCTTTTTATATGCAATCAGTCGATAG
- a CDS encoding TetR/AcrR family transcriptional regulator, protein MLRDVRKQELKEHIFMQALKLFKEKGFENVTVEEITKACGIAKGTFYNYFPKKEAILLHLGKTQLESFYQSIIHYADEPNLKRKLTLLFHNLFARYTEHPDLIRLIILELMRSTLHIQEEISVVQRFREAITSMLDDAQKSGQLSEQMITEDVASVLVGVYFNTLMVWLSSDEDVTGIETIFQRQFEVVWQGIHPQGG, encoded by the coding sequence ATGTTAAGGGATGTAAGGAAACAAGAGCTGAAGGAGCACATTTTCATGCAGGCCTTGAAATTGTTTAAAGAAAAAGGCTTCGAGAATGTGACGGTTGAGGAAATTACAAAGGCATGCGGCATCGCTAAAGGTACGTTTTATAATTATTTTCCCAAAAAAGAAGCCATTCTACTACATCTAGGAAAAACACAACTGGAGTCGTTTTATCAAAGTATAATCCACTACGCAGACGAGCCGAATTTAAAGAGGAAGCTTACACTACTCTTTCACAATTTGTTTGCACGTTATACCGAGCATCCCGATCTAATTCGACTAATCATTTTGGAATTGATGCGCTCTACTTTACATATTCAAGAAGAAATCAGTGTCGTACAAAGATTTAGAGAAGCGATTACTTCCATGCTTGATGATGCCCAAAAAAGCGGTCAGCTTTCCGAGCAAATGATCACTGAGGATGTTGCCTCTGTGCTTGTAGGCGTTTATTTCAATACGCTCATGGTATGGTTATCCTCTGATGAGGACGTTACGGGGATAGAAACGATTTTTCAGCGCCAATTTGAAGTTGTCTGGCAAGGAATTCATCCTCAGGGGGGATAA